In the genome of Leucobacter luti, one region contains:
- the hrcA gene encoding heat-inducible transcriptional repressor HrcA: MVSERSLAVLHAIVSDYVSSNEPVGSKAIVDRHQFGVSAATIRNDMALLEDDELIAQPHTSSGRVPTDKGYRLYVDTLASVRPLTGAQRAAIERFLGESTDLHDVMARTVRLLSQLTNQVAVAQYPSLRRTVVRHIDLVAIGEDRVLCVLILGSGVVEQQVAWLPASQVTEAWVHGLRERIAEAAVGADVEAAAAAIGTLTARISEWSEPGEADLVRRVLDVVGSQLSANRTDRIAVAGAANVSRPGEFQGALPVVLEAIEEQVTLLRLFDELVQDGRDVTASIGRENLAYGLSAASVLASSYEEEGATVAKLGVLGPMRMDYAGNIAAVRAVARYLNRFLGEER, from the coding sequence ATGGTTTCCGAACGGAGTCTGGCGGTGTTGCACGCCATCGTGAGCGACTACGTCTCCTCCAACGAACCTGTGGGTTCGAAAGCCATTGTTGATCGGCACCAATTCGGCGTCTCCGCGGCGACGATTCGCAACGATATGGCCTTGCTTGAGGACGACGAACTCATCGCCCAACCGCACACCTCGTCCGGCCGCGTACCCACTGACAAGGGGTACCGTCTCTATGTCGATACGCTCGCGAGCGTTCGCCCGCTCACCGGAGCTCAACGCGCGGCGATCGAGCGATTCCTTGGCGAGTCAACCGATCTCCACGACGTTATGGCACGCACGGTTCGATTGCTCTCACAGCTCACGAACCAGGTGGCTGTGGCGCAGTACCCGTCCTTGCGTCGCACCGTTGTGCGCCATATTGACTTGGTGGCGATCGGGGAGGATCGAGTGCTCTGCGTCTTGATCCTGGGTAGCGGAGTCGTCGAGCAACAGGTCGCTTGGTTGCCCGCCTCACAGGTCACTGAAGCTTGGGTGCACGGACTGCGTGAGCGGATCGCGGAGGCTGCGGTGGGTGCTGATGTCGAGGCTGCCGCGGCGGCAATCGGCACGCTGACCGCCCGAATTTCTGAGTGGTCAGAGCCGGGCGAAGCTGATCTGGTTCGCCGCGTTCTCGATGTGGTTGGCTCACAACTGAGCGCGAACCGCACCGATCGGATCGCAGTGGCCGGTGCTGCCAACGTATCGCGTCCCGGCGAGTTCCAGGGTGCGTTGCCCGTGGTGCTTGAAGCTATCGAGGAGCAAGTGACCCTGCTGCGTCTCTTTGACGAGCTGGTGCAGGATGGTCGCGATGTTACCGCGTCGATCGGGCGCGAGAACCTCGCATACGGACTCTCAGCAGCTTCTGTGCTCGCCTCGAGCTACGAAGAAGAAGGAGCGACGGTCGCAAAGCTCGGCGTGCTTGGCCCGATGCGCATGGACTACGCCGGGAACATCGCGGCGGTCCGCGCTGTTGCACGGTACTTGAACCGATTCCTGGGTGAAGAGCGGTAG
- the dnaJ gene encoding molecular chaperone DnaJ produces MADHYETLGVSREATPEEIKKAYRRLARELHPDVNPSEDASERFKSVTHAYDVLSDPEQRQRYDLGGGQGGANGFGDIFETFFGGGGFGGQQRGPRSRAERGDDAMIRVDVSLQDVIFGVQRDVTVNTAVLCTVCQGSCTQPGTHPVTCDVCGGQGQVQRQVRSLFGNVVTMHPCGSCQGYGTIIEHPCVECAGKGRVRERRTLTVDVPSGIDTGTRLQMRGGGEVGPGGGPNGDLFIEFRVMHHDIFSRDGNDLLCTMQVSMTDAILGADAKLEALDGEVEVEVEAGVQSGDVLTVRGRGIQGLRSTTRGDLKIAVQVATPSKLSGREKDLVRQLAALRKDEPPHLGEFQQGFFGKIRDRFFRQG; encoded by the coding sequence GTGGCCGATCACTACGAGACTTTGGGCGTTTCGCGCGAAGCGACGCCCGAGGAGATCAAGAAGGCCTATCGCCGGCTGGCGCGAGAACTGCACCCTGATGTCAACCCCAGCGAGGACGCCTCGGAGCGGTTCAAGAGCGTGACTCACGCGTATGACGTGTTGAGCGATCCTGAGCAGCGGCAGCGGTACGACCTGGGCGGTGGCCAGGGCGGTGCGAACGGCTTTGGCGACATCTTTGAGACGTTCTTCGGAGGCGGTGGCTTCGGCGGCCAGCAGCGCGGTCCACGATCGCGCGCGGAACGCGGCGATGACGCGATGATTCGTGTGGACGTTTCCCTGCAGGATGTCATCTTTGGGGTGCAGCGTGACGTCACCGTGAACACGGCGGTGCTCTGCACCGTGTGCCAGGGGAGCTGCACGCAACCGGGCACTCACCCAGTCACCTGTGATGTCTGCGGCGGTCAGGGCCAGGTGCAGCGCCAGGTGCGCTCACTGTTCGGCAATGTGGTGACGATGCACCCGTGTGGCAGCTGCCAGGGGTACGGCACCATCATCGAGCATCCCTGTGTCGAGTGCGCGGGGAAGGGCCGTGTGCGCGAGCGCCGCACGCTCACCGTCGATGTTCCCTCGGGAATCGATACCGGCACCCGGTTGCAAATGCGCGGTGGAGGGGAAGTTGGCCCCGGTGGCGGCCCCAATGGCGATCTCTTCATTGAGTTCCGTGTCATGCACCACGATATCTTCAGCCGCGATGGCAATGACCTGCTCTGCACCATGCAGGTTTCGATGACCGACGCGATTCTCGGCGCCGACGCCAAGCTCGAGGCCCTCGACGGCGAGGTCGAAGTTGAGGTTGAAGCCGGAGTGCAGTCGGGTGACGTCTTGACCGTCCGCGGACGCGGCATCCAGGGACTTCGCAGCACGACGCGAGGCGACTTGAAGATTGCGGTCCAGGTCGCCACTCCGAGTAAGCTCTCCGGACGCGAGAAGGATCTCGTGCGCCAACTCGCTGCGCTCCGCAAGGACGAGCCACCACACCTCGGCGAGTTCCAGCAAGGCTTCTTTGGCAAGATCCGCGATCGCTTCTTCCGTCAGGGATAG
- a CDS encoding 16S rRNA (uracil(1498)-N(3))-methyltransferase — translation MANLYYREELSAAEFVSGAELEVVGDEAHHAVRVSRLRVGEHIMLGNGAGSLGLGEVIAADKQRFVVRLAEVQQVPSPRQRITLVQALAKGDRDERAVEQATEFGIDAIQPWGAARSVSRWAPGEKTERGVAKWQRIAREAAKQSLRPWTPDVLAPTTLAELAQHASREGSEVLVLHPRGLGTLSGWAAVCLTQEVRDLFLVVGPEGGFDDSELEALDTAGAQILTLGSTVLRTSSAGPAGLAVLNMVLGRW, via the coding sequence GTGGCGAACCTCTACTATCGCGAGGAGCTGTCGGCCGCAGAGTTTGTCTCAGGCGCAGAACTCGAGGTGGTCGGTGACGAGGCTCACCATGCGGTGCGGGTGAGCCGCCTGCGTGTTGGCGAGCACATCATGCTCGGAAACGGTGCGGGTTCGCTCGGCCTCGGTGAGGTGATTGCTGCGGATAAGCAGCGTTTCGTCGTTCGCCTCGCGGAGGTCCAGCAGGTGCCATCCCCTCGGCAGCGCATCACGCTGGTGCAGGCCCTCGCCAAGGGCGATCGTGATGAACGTGCGGTGGAGCAAGCCACAGAATTCGGGATCGACGCGATTCAGCCATGGGGTGCCGCGCGCTCCGTGTCGCGCTGGGCCCCTGGCGAGAAGACTGAGCGCGGAGTGGCAAAGTGGCAGCGCATCGCGCGGGAGGCCGCCAAGCAATCGCTGCGGCCATGGACGCCGGACGTCTTGGCTCCTACCACCCTCGCAGAGCTTGCACAGCACGCCAGCCGCGAGGGCTCAGAGGTGTTGGTGTTGCACCCGCGCGGCTTGGGTACGCTGAGCGGTTGGGCAGCAGTCTGTCTCACGCAGGAAGTCCGCGATCTCTTCCTGGTCGTTGGACCAGAGGGTGGCTTCGATGACTCAGAGCTTGAGGCGCTCGACACCGCCGGCGCGCAGATCCTCACGCTCGGATCGACAGTACTGCGCACCTCCAGTGCTGGTCCTGCCGGCCTGGCTGTGCTGAACATGGTGCTCGGGCGGTGGTAG
- a CDS encoding HIT domain-containing protein: MATETVFGKIVSGEIPVEILAETDRVIAFPDMHPQAPVHLLVIPKSTAYANVTELAAGDPETLAEMVTVAQQLAAEHANGEFRLIFNNGASVGQTVFHVHAHVLAGNLEESSLVGS, encoded by the coding sequence ATGGCTACTGAAACGGTGTTCGGCAAGATCGTCTCGGGCGAAATCCCGGTCGAGATTCTCGCGGAAACAGATCGGGTCATTGCGTTCCCCGATATGCACCCGCAGGCTCCCGTGCACCTGCTCGTGATCCCCAAGTCAACGGCGTACGCCAATGTGACGGAGCTTGCTGCGGGCGATCCCGAGACCCTAGCGGAAATGGTGACCGTCGCACAACAGCTCGCAGCTGAACACGCGAACGGCGAGTTCCGTCTTATTTTCAACAATGGCGCATCCGTAGGACAAACCGTGTTCCACGTGCACGCACACGTGCTCGCCGGAAATCTCGAGGAGAGTTCACTCGTTGGATCCTGA
- a CDS encoding PhoH family protein encodes MDPEPTHSSSTTSADGSELQRTVLLTGIDLASFLGHRDQLIRDLESQHPEVSFHSRDEVLTLRGPVAAVRTAESVVREVLELARRSGPVSRSDVKEVTRMVHEGNGPTAAQVLSAPILTVRGNSVRPQTRGQRAYVDAIDANTIVFGIGPAGTGKTYLAMAKAVQALQRREVAKIILTRPAVEAGERLGYLPGTLEDKIDPYLRPLFDAIGSMMDADMVPKLLTNGTIEVAPLAYMRGRTLNESFVVLDEAQNTTPEQMKMFLTRLGYGSKMVVTGDITQVDLPIAASGLRVVNNILRGVEDIHFAELGADDIVRHSLVGRIVDAYAVHDERRAAAQSAAELARTARAATESVNAEEQLG; translated from the coding sequence TTGGATCCTGAACCAACGCATTCCAGTTCCACCACCTCAGCTGATGGTTCCGAACTGCAGCGCACTGTGCTGCTGACCGGGATCGATCTGGCGTCCTTTCTCGGCCACCGGGATCAGCTCATTCGTGACCTCGAATCTCAGCACCCGGAAGTCTCCTTTCATTCGCGTGACGAGGTGCTCACACTCCGCGGGCCCGTCGCCGCAGTGCGCACAGCGGAGAGCGTCGTCCGTGAGGTACTCGAACTTGCGCGCCGGAGTGGTCCGGTGTCTCGCTCTGATGTCAAGGAGGTCACCCGTATGGTGCACGAGGGCAATGGGCCCACCGCGGCACAGGTGCTGAGCGCGCCGATTTTGACGGTGCGGGGGAATTCTGTGCGTCCGCAGACCCGAGGGCAGCGTGCCTACGTCGACGCGATTGACGCGAACACGATCGTGTTTGGGATCGGGCCTGCAGGCACAGGCAAAACGTACCTCGCGATGGCAAAGGCCGTGCAAGCGCTGCAGCGTCGCGAAGTCGCGAAGATCATTCTCACGCGCCCCGCGGTTGAAGCGGGGGAGCGCCTCGGCTATTTGCCCGGCACGCTCGAAGACAAAATCGATCCGTACTTGCGTCCGCTATTCGACGCGATCGGATCGATGATGGATGCCGATATGGTGCCGAAGTTGCTCACGAACGGCACGATCGAGGTCGCCCCACTCGCGTATATGCGCGGGCGAACGCTGAACGAGTCGTTTGTTGTGCTCGACGAGGCTCAGAACACCACGCCCGAACAGATGAAAATGTTTCTTACCCGGCTCGGCTACGGTTCGAAGATGGTGGTCACGGGTGATATCACCCAGGTGGATCTGCCAATCGCCGCAAGCGGGCTGCGCGTCGTGAACAACATCCTGCGTGGCGTTGAGGACATCCACTTCGCTGAACTTGGCGCTGACGACATCGTGCGCCACAGTCTCGTTGGTCGGATCGTCGACGCCTACGCTGTGCACGATGAACGGCGTGCGGCCGCGCAATCGGCCGCAGAACTTGCGCGCACAGCACGTGCCGCCACCGAATCCGTGAACGCTGAGGAGCAACTGGGATGA
- the ybeY gene encoding rRNA maturation RNase YbeY, with protein sequence MIVEINNESGIAVEEERLQRLAAFVLESMHVHPDAELGVVMSDEAAIEQLHVQWMDEPGPTDVLSFPMDELRPGRAEAQTPAGLLGDIVICPQVAQVQAEAAGHDLMQEMSVLLTHGMLHLLGFDHATPEEEAEMFGLQRDLLLSFAMRERTR encoded by the coding sequence ATGATCGTCGAGATCAACAATGAGTCAGGGATCGCCGTCGAAGAAGAACGACTGCAGCGACTCGCGGCCTTCGTACTGGAATCGATGCACGTGCACCCCGACGCCGAACTCGGCGTCGTGATGTCGGATGAAGCTGCGATTGAGCAACTGCACGTGCAGTGGATGGATGAGCCAGGCCCCACTGATGTGCTGAGCTTCCCCATGGACGAGCTGCGGCCCGGCCGCGCCGAGGCACAGACCCCGGCCGGACTACTCGGCGATATCGTGATCTGTCCGCAGGTGGCACAAGTGCAGGCTGAGGCGGCAGGGCACGATCTGATGCAGGAGATGTCAGTGTTGCTGACACACGGGATGCTGCACTTGCTCGGCTTCGACCACGCGACGCCCGAGGAAGAGGCTGAGATGTTCGGTCTGCAGCGAGACCTCCTGCTCTCGTTTGCGATGCGTGAGCGCACTCGATGA
- a CDS encoding hemolysin family protein, producing the protein MTLGLSALLLAAAVLLLGIGGLLAAADAALGVRSRAELIALAEASPRTGAAIQAIAEDEARHANALSFARVFAETLSAVLITLVLAYSLDELWLELVIATLAMTALTFVLVGSSPRTVGTHHPDQVIRFAAPSIRAIRVILGPVATGLQRFGDRVTPGRGDGGARIRDEQQLLSMVDQAAEQSLLEADDQEYIHSLVEFGDTLVREVMVPRIDMVTLDSETTVQAALDQVLTSRHSRVPVIAGEVDDVAGIAYLRDLSSFLLRRPDEAPVAPVTRVMKPAVFVPETQRADKLLRRMQSEANHLALVVDEYGGISGLVTLEDLIEELLGEISDEHDRDVPEAAQQPDGSYLVSARLSVEELGDLFGIELDDDEVDTVGGLVAKQLGRLPEQGDTITVAGIALTAMTMERRRQRLLIVAARWAGNNDAEDTA; encoded by the coding sequence ATGACGCTAGGCCTGAGTGCTCTGCTGCTCGCCGCCGCCGTCCTCCTTCTCGGAATCGGCGGCCTGCTCGCGGCTGCCGACGCGGCGCTTGGCGTGCGTTCGCGTGCCGAGTTGATTGCGCTCGCCGAGGCGTCCCCGCGCACTGGGGCGGCGATTCAGGCAATTGCCGAGGATGAGGCGCGGCACGCAAATGCCCTGAGCTTCGCGCGCGTCTTCGCCGAAACGCTCTCCGCGGTGCTGATCACGCTCGTGCTTGCGTATTCACTTGATGAGCTCTGGCTTGAACTGGTGATTGCCACACTTGCGATGACCGCACTCACCTTTGTGCTGGTGGGATCCAGCCCGCGCACTGTGGGGACTCATCATCCGGATCAGGTGATCCGCTTCGCAGCGCCCTCGATCCGCGCCATTCGTGTGATCCTGGGCCCGGTGGCGACCGGGCTGCAACGCTTCGGCGACCGAGTGACCCCGGGCCGCGGTGATGGCGGTGCACGGATCCGCGATGAGCAGCAACTGCTCTCGATGGTGGATCAGGCCGCTGAGCAGTCTCTGCTCGAAGCGGACGACCAGGAGTACATCCACTCGCTCGTCGAGTTCGGAGATACGCTCGTGCGCGAAGTGATGGTGCCCAGAATCGACATGGTGACACTCGACAGCGAAACGACCGTGCAAGCAGCGCTCGATCAGGTACTCACCTCACGCCACTCCCGCGTACCCGTGATCGCAGGTGAGGTAGATGATGTCGCTGGTATCGCGTACTTGCGTGATCTGAGCAGTTTCCTGCTGCGCCGGCCGGACGAGGCGCCTGTCGCTCCCGTGACACGGGTCATGAAGCCTGCGGTTTTCGTGCCGGAGACCCAGCGCGCCGATAAGCTGTTGCGCCGGATGCAATCGGAAGCAAACCACCTTGCGCTCGTCGTTGACGAGTATGGCGGGATCTCAGGCCTGGTGACGCTTGAGGATCTTATTGAGGAGCTCCTCGGAGAGATCAGCGACGAGCACGATCGAGATGTGCCGGAGGCGGCGCAGCAGCCCGACGGTTCGTACCTGGTGAGTGCGCGGCTGTCGGTGGAAGAACTCGGAGATCTATTTGGGATCGAACTCGACGATGACGAAGTTGACACTGTCGGGGGTCTGGTCGCAAAACAACTCGGGCGGCTCCCTGAACAGGGAGACACCATCACGGTCGCAGGCATCGCACTGACGGCGATGACTATGGAACGCCGACGGCAGCGCTTGCTGATCGTCGCTGCCCGATGGGCGGGCAACAACGATGCGGAGGACACAGCATGA
- the era gene encoding GTPase Era, with product MTDLTDQPEGEFRAGFVSFVGRPNVGKSTLTNALVGEKIAITSPKPQTTRRAIRGIAHRPDGQLIIVDTPGIHRPRTLLGERLNALVESTLGDVDVIGFCVPATEKLGPGDRFINDRLEDFPRAKKVAILTKVDEASQSEIIDQLTRLGELREWDAVVPVSALTNEQLDVLSDVLLGLMPVSPPLYDSEDTTDEGEDDRIAELIREAALDGVRDELPHSLAATVDDRVEREPTEDGTPGLLEIYASLYVERDSQKGIVIGKGGSRLRDVGERARHEIEALIGRRVFLSMRVKVLKEWQRDPKALGRLGF from the coding sequence ATGACGGATCTTACGGATCAGCCAGAAGGGGAGTTCCGTGCCGGATTCGTCTCCTTCGTGGGACGCCCCAACGTCGGAAAATCGACCTTGACGAACGCTCTCGTCGGGGAGAAAATCGCGATTACCAGCCCGAAGCCGCAGACGACGCGTCGGGCCATTCGCGGGATCGCGCATCGTCCCGATGGCCAACTCATCATCGTGGATACGCCCGGCATCCACCGGCCCCGCACGCTGCTTGGCGAGCGTTTGAACGCGCTCGTCGAATCCACACTCGGTGACGTCGACGTGATCGGCTTCTGTGTTCCCGCCACTGAGAAACTGGGGCCAGGCGATCGGTTCATCAACGACCGGCTCGAAGACTTCCCACGGGCCAAAAAAGTGGCGATCCTCACGAAAGTTGACGAGGCCTCGCAGAGCGAGATCATCGATCAGCTCACCAGGCTTGGTGAACTGCGGGAGTGGGATGCGGTCGTTCCGGTATCGGCGCTCACCAACGAACAACTCGACGTACTCTCCGATGTGCTGCTCGGCCTTATGCCGGTTTCCCCGCCGCTCTATGATTCCGAGGACACCACCGATGAGGGGGAGGACGACCGCATCGCAGAGTTGATCCGCGAGGCCGCCCTCGACGGCGTCCGGGACGAGTTGCCGCACTCGCTTGCGGCGACGGTGGACGATCGGGTCGAACGGGAGCCAACCGAGGACGGCACTCCCGGGCTGCTGGAGATCTACGCCTCACTCTATGTTGAGCGCGACAGCCAGAAAGGGATTGTGATCGGCAAGGGCGGCTCGCGGCTGCGTGACGTCGGCGAGCGCGCGCGGCACGAGATTGAAGCCCTCATTGGGCGGAGAGTCTTCCTCTCAATGCGTGTCAAGGTGCTGAAGGAATGGCAGCGCGATCCGAAGGCACTCGGTAGGCTCGGGTTCTAG
- a CDS encoding DUF5684 domain-containing protein codes for MESITDQASITGLMQDYGPAAIIWYVVVAIALWRVFSKAGYPGILAIIPIVNIFVLVKVAGYSAWMTLLYVIPIVGFIFSIFVAFRLGDRFAKGGVFSFFLLWILSPIGYLILGFGGSRYTPRR; via the coding sequence GTGGAATCAATTACTGATCAGGCTTCGATTACCGGTCTCATGCAGGACTACGGTCCAGCCGCCATCATTTGGTATGTCGTCGTGGCGATCGCGCTGTGGCGCGTGTTCTCGAAGGCGGGGTACCCGGGGATCCTTGCGATCATCCCGATCGTGAACATCTTCGTGCTCGTCAAAGTTGCTGGCTACTCTGCTTGGATGACACTGCTATACGTGATCCCGATCGTCGGGTTCATCTTCTCGATATTTGTGGCATTTCGGCTCGGGGATCGCTTTGCGAAGGGCGGGGTGTTCTCGTTCTTCTTGCTCTGGATCCTCTCACCGATCGGCTACCTGATTCTCGGTTTCGGTGGATCTCGCTACACGCCGCGTCGCTAG
- a CDS encoding DUF2510 domain-containing protein encodes MITAAGWYQDPEGVTRYWDGRQWTAHVAANTQQAQQAHQATAYQQPLQPEYAVQYAQPQYQAQPYPGQQGYGPVYRGTASNGIGVAGFVVGIVSVFLPLIFGLAAGITGLILSIFGLTRSTITGRSRGLSIAGIVLSSVGILVII; translated from the coding sequence ATGATCACCGCAGCAGGCTGGTACCAGGACCCCGAGGGCGTCACACGCTACTGGGACGGCAGGCAATGGACCGCACACGTCGCAGCCAACACGCAGCAAGCGCAGCAAGCGCACCAAGCGACTGCGTACCAGCAACCGTTACAGCCCGAGTATGCAGTGCAATACGCCCAGCCGCAGTACCAGGCTCAGCCGTATCCCGGCCAGCAGGGCTACGGACCCGTGTACCGGGGCACAGCGTCGAACGGGATCGGCGTCGCCGGATTCGTCGTCGGCATCGTGTCCGTGTTTCTCCCCCTCATATTTGGCCTTGCTGCAGGAATCACCGGTCTCATACTCTCCATCTTTGGACTGACGCGGTCCACAATAACTGGGCGCTCTCGGGGCCTCAGCATCGCTGGCATCGTACTGAGCAGCGTCGGGATCCTCGTGATCATCTAG
- a CDS encoding DUF2207 family protein has product MIAQYDVPAELPPLIAGPIAGAPKPTPPAELVHLALLGVTRIEEPRAHDAARSKKKDPDLALRLLDPTRTHDVLDAETVAALFPDAEPGTVYEIPKEDSEFSDAMTRLAASGSQAALDRGYFERVRSPLGVAMGWVSLALVATLIVFIVLGFTTRLSLTPIITIGLALIAGALGLIGMLPHRVLTPLGADTRNVLRGVREFIRVAEADRITMLQSVGTAERRSEGNTDVIQIYERLLPYAMLFGLEREWAQALATRYREDPSYLPLWYPGVAAGGFDRLDSSISQFSSSISAAATYSASSSGGSTGGGFAGGGGGGGFAGGR; this is encoded by the coding sequence GTGATCGCGCAGTACGACGTCCCCGCCGAGCTTCCGCCGCTGATCGCTGGCCCGATCGCGGGGGCGCCAAAACCCACACCACCAGCAGAGCTCGTACACCTTGCGCTGCTCGGTGTGACGCGAATTGAGGAGCCACGCGCGCACGACGCGGCACGATCGAAGAAGAAGGATCCCGATCTCGCCCTGCGCCTGCTCGACCCCACGCGCACTCACGATGTGCTCGACGCAGAAACCGTCGCGGCGCTATTCCCCGACGCGGAGCCAGGAACGGTGTATGAGATCCCCAAGGAGGATAGCGAGTTCAGCGATGCAATGACGCGTCTCGCAGCCAGTGGTTCGCAGGCAGCGCTTGATCGCGGCTACTTCGAGCGAGTGCGGAGCCCGCTCGGCGTGGCAATGGGCTGGGTCAGCCTCGCCCTCGTTGCCACGCTCATCGTCTTCATCGTGCTCGGATTCACGACCCGGCTTTCACTCACCCCTATCATCACGATCGGCCTCGCCCTCATTGCCGGCGCCCTCGGGCTTATCGGGATGCTGCCTCACCGCGTCCTCACTCCGCTCGGTGCCGACACACGCAACGTCCTCCGAGGCGTCCGTGAGTTCATTCGCGTGGCAGAGGCCGACCGCATCACCATGCTCCAGTCAGTGGGCACCGCGGAGCGCCGGAGCGAGGGCAATACCGACGTCATACAGATCTACGAACGCCTGCTCCCCTACGCCATGCTGTTTGGTCTGGAACGCGAGTGGGCTCAGGCGCTCGCAACGCGATATCGCGAAGATCCAAGCTACCTCCCCCTGTGGTATCCCGGAGTCGCCGCTGGCGGATTCGATCGGCTCGATTCCTCCATCTCGCAGTTCTCCAGCTCGATCTCGGCGGCCGCGACATACTCAGCCAGCAGTTCAGGCGGGTCAACGGGAGGCGGCTTCGCAGGCGGCGGTGGAGGCGGAGGATTTGCGGGCGGCCGCTAG
- a CDS encoding DUF2207 domain-containing protein has product MTAPRRLRVLLATAIAGLALTLTGAPAATALPAPQDAGAVRTDSNSSVENFRYSSWDVDVDVDVTDEGRAIANITETIVAEFPETEQNRGIIRRIPQDYLGARTDPRNITVTDARGAAVPFEVERGSDDETDSAFVGVLTGTDDYVHGRQTYVLSYTLDDVILHRDDQQADEFYWDLVPLNRAQAIDSATGSVTFSPRLAAQLTGAQRCYAGAFEAQTECTLETGDAPGSITVAPLPSHPTRVSPSRLGSPPEPWCNPQRDCQTSLLTRFRSFSAAPALPRPESVSPPSSPRTASVAAIAP; this is encoded by the coding sequence ATGACCGCGCCGCGCCGACTCCGTGTTCTCCTCGCCACCGCCATAGCTGGGCTTGCTCTGACGCTCACAGGCGCACCCGCTGCCACTGCGCTTCCCGCGCCCCAGGACGCGGGGGCAGTCCGCACAGACTCCAATTCGTCAGTCGAGAATTTCCGCTACAGCAGCTGGGATGTGGACGTCGACGTCGACGTGACCGATGAGGGCAGAGCGATCGCCAACATCACTGAGACGATCGTCGCGGAGTTTCCTGAAACTGAGCAAAATCGCGGGATCATCCGCCGGATCCCGCAGGACTATCTCGGCGCTCGCACGGATCCGCGCAACATCACCGTCACCGACGCACGCGGTGCAGCCGTCCCGTTCGAAGTCGAGCGCGGCAGCGATGACGAGACCGATTCGGCATTCGTCGGTGTGCTCACTGGAACCGACGACTACGTCCACGGACGCCAGACCTACGTGCTGAGCTACACGCTCGATGACGTGATCTTGCACCGTGACGACCAACAGGCTGACGAGTTCTACTGGGACCTTGTCCCCCTCAATCGCGCGCAAGCGATCGACTCGGCGACCGGGTCGGTGACGTTCTCGCCACGCTTAGCTGCGCAGCTCACCGGCGCACAACGCTGCTATGCCGGCGCGTTCGAAGCGCAGACCGAGTGCACACTCGAGACCGGGGACGCCCCAGGCAGCATCACCGTCGCGCCGCTCCCCTCGCACCCCACGCGGGTCTCACCGTCGCGATTGGGCTCACCTCCGGAGCCGTGGTGCAACCCTCAACGAGACTGCCAAACTTCGCTCTTGACACGCTTCCGCTCATTCTCGGCGGCACCGGCATTGCCGCGTCCGGAGTCGGTCTCGCCGCCGTCGTCGCCCAGAACCGCAAGCGTCGCGGCAATCGCACCGTGA